Proteins encoded within one genomic window of Methanosarcina barkeri str. Wiesmoor:
- a CDS encoding S-layer protein domain-containing protein, translating to MKRFVASAMAALMLLTVFASAAMADDNTTSAASTVEIRGPVYNGSSLTDILANTAYGNDTAITMDANKFAAFYYDIDNNVTTESLSIKNVAGTSGRTIGDNGLVYKTTIGKAEYENKDVDWGNYSVIGFFADKYIPLKSNAADKLAKLVLDSDDKYTLKTGESLDLGDGYSLQAKQVDVDGNKVWLEFDKDGEYVDDEIVSTDSGDHTWTCKVDDVQGEDDVPVLKVHVNQVFQGAVDSIAQIDAVWLIDYANAIKINSDDEFGKLNDVSINGPTITITNDDTFSLTKDSDQEIGQGLYFKVADSNDLRFYAYKQQTTPGTYDVRGTVVSGTQPYTWTSDNFAGFFYDLKKNVGTETLSVSDVNGRTIPKNGLNYSTTISKVDYNADDIFNGTYPVLGFFAQKYVPLKSTDASKLAKLVLDSDDKYTLKTGDTLDLGDGYSLQAKQVDVDGNKVWLEFDKEGEYVDDEIVSTDSGDHTWTCKVDDVQGEDDVPVLKAHVNQVFQGAVDSIAQIDGVWLIDYANAIKINSDDEFGKLNDVSINGPTITITNDDTFSLTKDSDQEIGEGMYFKVADSSDLRYYPYVEQTLGNGTVTTTLGNTTSIDNTTVTDNMSVTPTPVVNSTETPDVNASTPTNMETQTTTDTSATANNTTETKNKSPGFEIVPAIFGLLSVFYIVRKNR from the coding sequence ATGAAGAGATTTGTAGCCAGTGCAATGGCAGCTCTCATGCTTCTGACTGTATTTGCATCCGCCGCAATGGCTGATGATAATACAACCTCAGCAGCGAGTACAGTTGAGATCCGCGGCCCTGTGTACAATGGCTCAAGTTTAACCGACATCCTTGCAAATACTGCATACGGTAACGATACAGCTATTACAATGGATGCTAACAAATTTGCAGCATTCTATTACGACATTGACAACAATGTGACAACCGAGTCTCTTTCCATTAAGAACGTTGCTGGTACTTCTGGCAGGACTATAGGAGATAACGGTTTAGTATACAAGACAACAATCGGAAAAGCTGAATACGAGAATAAAGATGTCGACTGGGGCAACTACAGTGTGATTGGCTTCTTCGCAGACAAGTATATCCCACTGAAGTCCAACGCTGCTGACAAGCTCGCCAAACTCGTTCTTGACAGTGACGACAAGTACACTCTCAAGACCGGCGAATCCCTTGACCTCGGTGATGGGTACTCTCTCCAGGCCAAGCAGGTCGATGTTGACGGTAATAAGGTCTGGCTTGAATTCGACAAGGACGGAGAATACGTCGATGACGAGATAGTCTCAACTGACTCTGGTGATCATACCTGGACTTGCAAAGTTGACGACGTGCAGGGCGAAGACGATGTTCCTGTCTTGAAAGTACATGTCAACCAGGTATTCCAGGGCGCAGTTGACAGCATTGCACAGATTGATGCTGTCTGGCTCATTGACTACGCAAACGCAATAAAAATCAACTCTGACGATGAATTCGGCAAACTCAACGATGTTTCCATTAATGGTCCAACCATTACCATCACAAATGATGATACATTCAGTCTGACTAAAGACTCGGATCAGGAAATCGGGCAAGGGTTATACTTCAAGGTTGCTGACTCCAATGATCTCAGGTTCTATGCCTACAAGCAGCAGACAACTCCTGGAACCTATGATGTAAGAGGAACCGTTGTTTCCGGCACGCAGCCTTACACCTGGACTTCAGACAACTTTGCTGGATTCTTCTACGACCTGAAAAAGAATGTTGGAACCGAAACTCTGAGTGTTTCTGACGTGAACGGAAGAACTATTCCTAAAAACGGCCTCAACTACAGCACTACTATAAGCAAGGTTGATTATAATGCCGATGACATTTTCAATGGAACGTACCCTGTTCTTGGCTTCTTTGCACAGAAGTATGTCCCGCTGAAATCCACAGACGCCAGCAAGCTTGCCAAACTCGTTCTTGACAGTGACGACAAGTACACTCTCAAGACCGGTGACACACTTGACCTCGGTGATGGGTACTCTCTCCAGGCCAAGCAGGTCGATGTTGACGGTAATAAGGTCTGGCTTGAATTCGACAAGGAAGGAGAATACGTCGATGACGAGATCGTCTCAACTGACTCTGGCGATCATACCTGGACTTGCAAAGTTGACGACGTGCAGGGCGAAGACGATGTTCCTGTCCTGAAGGCACATGTCAACCAGGTATTCCAGGGCGCAGTTGACAGCATTGCACAGATCGATGGTGTCTGGCTCATTGACTATGCAAACGCAATAAAGATCAACTCTGACGATGAATTCGGCAAACTCAACGATGTTTCCATTAATGGTCCAACCATTACCATCACAAATGATGATACATTCAGTCTGACTAAAGACTCGGATCAAGAAATCGGAGAGGGAATGTACTTCAAGGTCGCCGACTCCAGTGATCTCAGATACTACCCATACGTTGAGCAGACCCTTGGTAACGGAACAGTTACAACCACCCTGGGTAACACAACCAGCATCGATAACACAACAGTCACCGATAACATGAGTGTTACTCCAACTCCAGTTGTGAACAGCACTGAAACTCCAGATGTAAACGCGAGCACTCCTACAAACATGGAGACCCAAACAACTACAGATACATCAGCTACTGCAAACAACACAACCGAAACAAAGAACAAATCTCCTGGCTTTGAGATTGTCCCAGCAATCTTCGGGCTGCTGTCAGTCTTCTACATTGTCAGGAAGAACAGATAA